The Kineococcus rhizosphaerae genomic interval AGACGCGGTCGCCGCGCGCCTCGCCCCACGCCTGCCCCAGGAAACCTGCGGTGATGGTCTTACCGACCCCGCCGGCCATGCTGACAACAGCAACGTGGCGGTTGCCGCGCAGCGGAGTCCGCAGGAAGGCACGCTGTTGAGCGGCCTGCACCTCCTGCTTGCTGGGACCGGGGTTGTAGATGCCACCGCTCAGTGACTGTTTCAGATGTGGGTCTTGGTAGGGCATGCTGCTGAGGTGGCTGGCGATCGTGAGGCGTATCCCTCTGACCTCAGCGATGCGGAGTGGGAGCTCATCGAGCCGCTGCTACCCAAGCAGGGCCGGATGGGTAGACCGCGCCAAGACCTG includes:
- a CDS encoding transposase; translated protein: MWVLVGHAAEVAGDREAYPSDLSDAEWELIEPLLPKQGRMGRPRQDL